In Phenylobacterium zucineum HLK1, one DNA window encodes the following:
- the groES gene encoding co-chaperone GroES: MAFRPLGDRVLVKRVEEEEKTRGGIIIPDTAKEKPQEGEVIAVGPGARDETGKVQPLDVKVGDRILFGKWSGTEVKLGGEDLLIMKESDILGVLEADKAAKAA, encoded by the coding sequence ATGGCGTTTCGTCCTCTGGGAGACCGCGTCCTCGTCAAGCGCGTCGAGGAAGAAGAGAAGACCCGGGGCGGGATCATCATCCCCGACACCGCCAAGGAAAAGCCGCAGGAAGGCGAAGTCATCGCCGTCGGCCCCGGCGCCCGCGATGAGACCGGCAAGGTCCAGCCGCTGGACGTGAAGGTCGGCGACCGCATCCTGTTCGGCAAGTGGTCGGGCACCGAGGTCAAGCTCGGCGGCGAAGACCTGCTGATCATGAAGGAAAGCGACATCCTCGGCGTGCTCGAGGCCGACAAGGCCGCGAAGGCCGCCTAA
- a CDS encoding RrF2 family transcriptional regulator: protein MRLTGYTDFALRVLMYIAVHPDRRPTIAEIAAGYGISKNHLMKVVFDLGRAGYIETVRGKNGGLRLARPAESIGVGELVRRTEGDMALAPCLGRADGCVITPACRLKGVLVEARTAFMDVLDRYTIADLARQPESLRALLGQPALAEA, encoded by the coding sequence ATGCGTCTGACCGGCTACACCGACTTCGCCCTGCGGGTGCTGATGTACATCGCCGTCCACCCCGACCGGCGGCCGACCATCGCCGAGATCGCCGCCGGCTACGGCATCTCCAAGAACCACCTGATGAAGGTGGTCTTCGACCTGGGGCGGGCTGGCTATATCGAGACGGTGCGCGGCAAGAACGGCGGCCTGCGGCTCGCCCGGCCGGCCGAGTCCATCGGGGTGGGCGAACTGGTCCGGCGCACCGAGGGCGACATGGCGCTGGCGCCCTGCCTGGGGCGCGCCGACGGCTGCGTGATCACGCCGGCCTGCCGGCTGAAGGGGGTGCTGGTCGAGGCGCGCACCGCGTTCATGGACGTGCTGGACCGCTACACCATCGCCGACCTCGCGCGGCAGCCCGAGTCGCTGCGGGCCCTGCTGGGCCAGCCGGCCCTCGCCGAGGCCTAG
- the groL gene encoding chaperonin GroEL (60 kDa chaperone family; promotes refolding of misfolded polypeptides especially under stressful conditions; forms two stacked rings of heptamers to form a barrel-shaped 14mer; ends can be capped by GroES; misfolded proteins enter the barrel where they are refolded when GroES binds), with amino-acid sequence MAAKDVYFSSDARDRMLRGVNTLANAVKVTLGPKGRNVVIEKSFGAPRSTKDGVSVAKEIELSDKFENLGAQLIREVASKTNDKAGDGTTTATVLAQAIVVEGLKSVAAGMNPMDLKRGVDKAVAKVIEEIKATSKKVSANSEIAQVGTISANGDVEVGEMIARAMEKVGNEGVITVEEAKTAETELDVVEGMQFDRGYLSPYFITNAEKMEADLEEPLILLFEKKLSSLQPLLPVLEAVVQSGRPLLIIAEDVEGEALATLVVNKLRGGLRVAAVKAPGFGDRRKAMLEDIAILTGGQLISEDLGIKLENVSLDMLGRAKKVTITKEDTTIVDGSGDKSGIEGRIAQIKKQIEDTTSDYDKEKLQERLAKLAGGVAVIRVGGATEVEVKEKKDRVDDALNATRAAVEEGIVPGGGVALLKASKVLDGFKGDNDDQEAGIAIVRRALQAPIRQISENAGVEGSIVVGKVLENASPTFGFNAQTEEYVDLVQAGVIDPAKVVRTALQDAASVAGLLITTEAAIVEAPKKGGAGGAPGGMPGGMGDMDF; translated from the coding sequence ATGGCTGCCAAAGACGTCTATTTCTCCTCCGACGCGCGCGACCGCATGCTGCGCGGCGTCAACACCCTCGCCAACGCGGTGAAGGTGACCCTCGGCCCCAAGGGCCGCAACGTCGTCATCGAGAAGTCGTTCGGCGCCCCGCGCTCGACCAAGGACGGCGTGTCGGTCGCCAAGGAAATCGAGCTGTCGGACAAGTTCGAGAACCTGGGCGCCCAGCTCATCCGTGAAGTGGCCTCGAAGACCAACGACAAGGCCGGCGACGGCACCACGACCGCCACGGTCCTGGCCCAGGCCATCGTCGTGGAAGGCCTGAAGTCGGTCGCGGCCGGCATGAACCCGATGGACCTGAAGCGCGGCGTCGACAAGGCCGTGGCCAAGGTCATCGAGGAGATCAAGGCGACCTCCAAGAAGGTCTCGGCCAACAGCGAGATCGCCCAGGTCGGCACCATCTCGGCCAACGGCGACGTGGAAGTGGGCGAGATGATCGCCCGCGCCATGGAAAAGGTCGGCAACGAAGGCGTCATCACGGTCGAAGAGGCCAAGACCGCCGAGACCGAGCTCGACGTCGTCGAGGGGATGCAGTTCGACCGCGGCTACCTGTCGCCGTACTTCATCACCAACGCCGAGAAGATGGAGGCCGACCTCGAAGAGCCGCTGATCCTGCTCTTCGAAAAGAAGCTCTCCTCGCTGCAGCCCCTGCTGCCGGTGCTGGAAGCCGTGGTCCAGTCGGGCCGCCCGCTCCTGATCATCGCTGAAGACGTCGAGGGCGAAGCGCTGGCGACCCTCGTGGTCAACAAGCTGCGCGGCGGCCTGCGCGTCGCGGCCGTCAAGGCTCCAGGCTTCGGCGACCGCCGCAAGGCCATGCTGGAAGACATCGCGATCCTGACCGGCGGCCAGCTGATCAGCGAAGACCTCGGCATCAAGCTCGAGAACGTCAGCCTCGACATGCTGGGCCGGGCCAAGAAGGTCACGATCACCAAGGAAGACACCACGATCGTGGACGGCTCGGGCGACAAGAGCGGCATCGAAGGCCGCATCGCCCAGATCAAGAAGCAGATCGAGGACACCACCTCCGACTACGACAAGGAGAAGCTCCAGGAGCGTCTCGCCAAGCTCGCGGGCGGCGTCGCGGTGATCCGCGTCGGCGGCGCGACCGAAGTCGAGGTGAAGGAGAAGAAGGACCGCGTCGACGACGCCCTGAACGCCACCCGCGCTGCGGTGGAAGAAGGCATCGTCCCCGGCGGCGGCGTCGCCCTGCTGAAGGCCTCGAAGGTGCTCGACGGCTTCAAGGGCGACAACGACGACCAGGAAGCCGGCATCGCCATCGTGCGCCGCGCCCTGCAGGCTCCGATCCGTCAGATCTCGGAGAACGCGGGCGTCGAGGGCTCGATCGTGGTGGGCAAGGTGCTCGAGAACGCCTCGCCGACCTTCGGCTTCAACGCCCAGACGGAAGAGTACGTCGACCTCGTGCAGGCCGGCGTGATCGACCCGGCGAAGGTGGTCCGCACCGCCCTGCAGGACGCCGCCTCGGTGGCCGGCCTGCTGATCACCACGGAAGCGGCCATCGTCGAGGCCCCCAAGAAGGGCGGCGCCGGCGGCGCTCCGGGCGGCATGCCCGGCGGCATGGGCGACATGGACTTCTAA
- a CDS encoding SAM-dependent methyltransferase, which produces MSLQSFLRNTVREGDLTLELPGGHVLKLGDGSGPPLKARITSAAWAARIAAKPGLGVGEAYVDGGLVLEQGDIADFIDLIGANAKFKKRKKRGPLARWWRDRRREANHRRAARRNVAHHYDLSNELYRRFLDEDMQYSCAYFARPDMTLEEAQLAKKRHIAAKLALQPGQTVLDIGCGWGGMALTLAEETGVEVDGITLSTEQLALAQQRAEAKGLSGRARFSLTDYRDVPGPYDRIVSVGMFEHVGRPNYQAYFDGVARLLKDDGVALIHSIGRPEGPNVTNAWVAKYIFPGGYIPALSEVLPAIERAGLYVTDIEILRLHYAETLKNWRERFADRREEIAGMMDERFCRMWEFYLGISEMAFRHRGHFVFQVQLAKRIDALPVTRDYMGEAERALTSPARRVA; this is translated from the coding sequence ATGAGCCTGCAATCCTTTCTGCGGAACACCGTCCGCGAGGGCGACCTGACCCTCGAGCTTCCGGGCGGGCATGTCCTGAAGCTGGGCGACGGCTCGGGCCCGCCGCTGAAGGCCAGGATCACCAGCGCGGCCTGGGCGGCCCGGATCGCGGCCAAGCCGGGCCTCGGCGTGGGCGAGGCCTATGTGGACGGCGGCCTGGTGCTGGAACAGGGCGACATCGCCGACTTCATCGACCTGATCGGCGCCAACGCCAAGTTCAAGAAGCGCAAGAAGCGCGGGCCGCTCGCCCGCTGGTGGCGCGACCGCCGCCGCGAGGCCAATCACCGCCGGGCAGCCCGCCGCAACGTGGCCCACCACTACGACCTCTCGAACGAGCTCTACCGGCGCTTCCTCGACGAGGACATGCAGTACTCCTGCGCCTACTTCGCCCGGCCGGACATGACGCTCGAGGAGGCCCAGCTCGCCAAGAAGCGGCACATCGCCGCCAAGCTGGCCCTCCAGCCCGGCCAGACGGTGCTGGACATCGGCTGCGGCTGGGGCGGCATGGCCCTGACCCTCGCCGAGGAGACCGGCGTCGAGGTGGACGGAATCACCCTGTCGACCGAGCAGCTCGCCCTCGCCCAGCAGCGGGCCGAGGCCAAGGGGCTCTCGGGGCGGGCGCGCTTCTCGCTCACCGACTACCGCGACGTGCCGGGGCCGTACGACCGCATCGTCTCCGTCGGCATGTTCGAGCACGTCGGCCGCCCCAACTACCAGGCCTATTTCGACGGGGTCGCACGGCTCCTGAAGGACGACGGCGTGGCCCTGATCCACTCCATCGGCCGGCCGGAAGGGCCCAACGTCACCAACGCCTGGGTCGCGAAGTACATCTTCCCCGGCGGCTACATCCCGGCGCTGTCCGAGGTGCTGCCGGCGATCGAGCGGGCCGGCCTCTACGTGACCGATATCGAGATCCTGCGGCTCCACTACGCCGAGACGCTGAAGAACTGGCGCGAGCGGTTCGCCGACCGGCGGGAAGAGATCGCCGGCATGATGGACGAGCGCTTCTGCCGGATGTGGGAATTCTACCTCGGCATTTCCGAGATGGCCTTCCGCCATCGCGGCCACTTCGTCTTCCAGGTGCAGCTCGCCAAGCGGATCGACGCCCTGCCGGTCACCCGCGACTACATGGGCGAGGCCGAGCGGGCGCTGACCTCGCCGGCCCGTCGGGTCGCCTAG
- a CDS encoding NifU family protein: protein MLILTETTPNPEARKFLPHARLTDGTAHAFDRTGFDPAASPLAARLFALGSVRHVLIAEDFVTVTRETDGEAWTTLRIKAIAEIADHLESGAPAVAAEGADPPDPEESQVEGEIRQVLGLYVRPGVARDGGDVLFDRFEPDTGVLWIRMQGACGGCPSSRLTLKAGIEQIVRRYVPEVLRVEEATDEAEVQEGAASRLKRWAERLRGGAPGGPPKAIFTHKGQVVRAPAEPGA from the coding sequence GTGCTCATCCTCACCGAAACCACGCCCAACCCCGAGGCCCGCAAGTTCCTGCCGCATGCCCGGCTGACGGACGGGACCGCCCACGCCTTCGATCGTACGGGGTTCGACCCGGCGGCCTCGCCGCTGGCGGCGCGGCTGTTCGCCCTGGGCTCGGTGCGCCACGTCCTGATCGCCGAGGACTTCGTGACCGTCACGCGCGAGACGGACGGCGAGGCCTGGACCACCTTGCGGATCAAGGCCATCGCCGAGATCGCCGACCACCTCGAGAGCGGCGCGCCCGCCGTGGCGGCCGAGGGCGCGGACCCGCCCGACCCCGAAGAGAGCCAGGTGGAAGGCGAGATCCGCCAGGTGCTGGGGCTGTACGTCCGGCCGGGCGTGGCGCGCGACGGCGGCGACGTGCTCTTCGACCGTTTCGAGCCCGACACGGGGGTGCTGTGGATCCGCATGCAGGGCGCCTGCGGCGGCTGTCCCTCCTCCAGGCTGACGCTGAAGGCCGGCATCGAGCAGATCGTGCGGCGCTACGTGCCGGAGGTGCTGCGGGTCGAGGAGGCGACCGACGAGGCCGAGGTCCAGGAGGGCGCGGCCTCGCGGCTGAAGCGATGGGCCGAACGGTTGCGCGGCGGAGCGCCCGGCGGGCCGCCGAAAGCCATCTTCACCCACAAGGGCCAGGTCGTCCGCGCGCCGGCCGAGCCGGGGGCCTAG
- a CDS encoding phage holin family protein, with product MLARFIVRAIFAALGLWAASKIVPGVRVDDTGTLIVAAVLLGLVNAFVRPVVVLLTLPITIVTLGLFLLVVNAAMIGLVAMMLGGFRVDGLVPGVLAAIVTGVVSWIGNMVAREPERG from the coding sequence ATGCTGGCCAGGTTCATCGTCCGGGCGATCTTCGCCGCGCTGGGTCTCTGGGCGGCCTCGAAGATCGTCCCGGGGGTGCGGGTGGACGACACGGGCACGCTGATCGTCGCCGCCGTGCTCCTGGGCCTCGTCAACGCCTTCGTCAGGCCGGTGGTGGTGCTCCTGACCCTGCCGATCACCATCGTGACGCTGGGGCTGTTCCTGCTGGTGGTGAACGCCGCCATGATCGGCCTGGTGGCCATGATGCTGGGCGGCTTCCGGGTGGACGGCCTCGTCCCCGGCGTCCTGGCGGCGATCGTCACCGGCGTCGTGAGCTGGATCGGCAACATGGTGGCGCGCGAGCCCGAGCGCGGCTGA
- a CDS encoding group III truncated hemoglobin, which produces MDAADRARLAPGTAAGVTEPMIEALVHAFYGKVRRDPALGPIFDRVIGDGWDEHLARMCDFWSSVLLMTGRFKGAPMAAHIQVGGIRGTHFAHWLHLFGQTADEVCPPPAAALFKVRAEMIAQSLQLGIAASRGEAA; this is translated from the coding sequence ATGGACGCCGCCGACCGAGCCCGTCTCGCGCCCGGAACCGCCGCCGGGGTCACCGAGCCGATGATCGAGGCCCTGGTGCACGCCTTCTACGGCAAGGTGCGCCGTGACCCGGCGCTGGGGCCGATCTTCGATCGCGTGATCGGCGACGGCTGGGACGAGCACCTGGCGCGCATGTGCGACTTCTGGTCCTCGGTCCTGCTGATGACCGGCCGCTTCAAGGGCGCGCCGATGGCCGCCCACATCCAGGTGGGCGGGATCCGGGGGACGCACTTCGCCCACTGGCTGCATCTGTTCGGCCAGACCGCCGACGAGGTCTGCCCGCCGCCCGCCGCGGCGCTGTTCAAGGTCCGCGCGGAGATGATCGCCCAGAGCCTGCAGCTGGGGATCGCCGCCAGCCGCGGCGAGGCCGCCTAG